One window of the Amia ocellicauda isolate fAmiCal2 chromosome 18, fAmiCal2.hap1, whole genome shotgun sequence genome contains the following:
- the ice1 gene encoding little elongation complex subunit 1, producing MMPGESHSQTAGIASDATAGTCQNCNALQQNLNEYVAALLALKQKIIDTDHLLTEYQEKCDELQKAQRETSTLHHQLDELLLKLVPLEKQNKEFEEMKLELDEKRSSLKLYQQSFLEVETLKEDRSKTEALKKKLESQVKRLEDITEKQSCEIKQLKLERKTVEKDLQKTQKKLDKLEKDNQRRELRNSSTQTNATQETAPILDKTKVRLLLEELWMCIEPSSQVSQTHREQLQFSDEMRHPRMPSESPSFAPTVLLNSPLKREAHNNQPLLYKSPSRRSVEPSRFPIIPFISSGAPEQTLTVPEAAVTRHRKAKRKEKRRRMELFTGETALNGAEQELTVHENLNERLGQPSGDEREHSPLPGHDLDQLLEWFTPLPPLLSPVHFSPPHTEESLFGNMSDSSAEDEVGPLNSAVKDILVSESPHLKDVKDALQSDIPCDKVESELEDSSELASTQTVDRFLCNGSGTSSSVPQNRHEPDPSISVDMVQDGLTTSTHKTDTSNAVSPESLHNHENSDGITSSHIAQETECAVNLPPKEAPPPQSVLGSEETSKTLIPTRSDEEMLDVSRDPLSDDPVQEPVVNEVTEELPTPMAEVSEVESSNAEQEEVEQVKTDGNVMDTECSPCQEHVSPDENKAEDDTDVKSDSCQLDTAEEKTKPTDPQVDMDSNSDSAGGCNALQMLFQTPPANVNVIKEEMEVMDSPVQSCMEQETNATEQVSIQNVQSETQNVIPAEEVMLEEVSEAGSKDIAHLGTADSNHSEESQKEDRSETIVEESSAQELEVCTGISDSAAMDIKVSHNDSSLPEDEDELEQAKGKENVDVIGSSSVPQTPEESKAAFEQNMISLIESSDGEQNTIEVKDLGDTDSESHGIERDSDTKLSELKEKTEEKPDETPSNNSSSLEVKAQVSSATDSMSLDSISSSVEKTSSVQNAHELKSDGNDSTAVNQNSSSVKPCDTKPESDLVEEKFRGENQREDIHSKDSVKDDDSSDEQESFTVQRKVKPINQRVGSINNDLQKLVSVGRMQSEVNQGKTPVEDNETEVNVKTPGTPLINSDEMEMPNKLKEVHPEKEFKECITSSLEDVPHQSEKTITEMDNLSSTTLRSLSEPGLEAERDSQHRHRDEASNGKVLCEEPEVLCNDEAVTTRKNLARTTPGACRRGAAKTKTLKDDILPGTVLGRLKAGLKGRESVTMNPPVLACADTSTSTKSSSESIKKVRSAMGPPLPPLLPPLTATPPRLQRLASPLRLRSCRLSFPSPMDELVSPSDGPKKNSPCFATPSPSDSKSGTVSPLQFCAATPKHALPVPGRLPPSALTSSTSSPTMQQENSVRILDTMYPELSARARTLNILRGNVHLNRSIPGAANHVPGSVNQISGFKAINSSTTAFTKTGKACELENSSLKQQSESTPVIRKRPGVNMLLPRSAKKLRLDMDSPVPEKMEEPVTSPENSSELSEGRMQKQGLTPTEKHLPSRNVAGNFPPKVIVNAFKKIEKACFDLLPVIKSHLKAGNVSRVPVLRDEERDVIKKFCSINKFKHLAEEFLIAILSKMKSEKLVLHSNHLQALCRVYVGICRQQGDLEKARLFAYSILKEDFPDSAKMVLFVISTWYNIFSFPGLINKAIQAVTRHRAKGDVLQCLTTYLDWEKAPPGDIVRLLSNTMIVLQMGVNMTFQYHDRHGEDLSPGVWEYIFALDLLCSQQHWDWTHDHFICKELWPIMDKWLKQGKRVTQHTTDISVAAVLRLIGRLGQLGMRERSVTSVKNVASVINKFGQHANAEGVPWAVQLAAVYAIYDLAPSNPKEALEALAAWRAETSHPVPPAVTSCITQIGSMCRQIR from the exons ATGATGCCCGGCGAGAGTCACTCTCAAACGGCAGGAATTGCCTCAGATGCAACGGCAGGAACTTGTCAGAACTGTAACGCTTTGCAGCAG AACTTAAATGAATATGTAGCAGCACTTCTAGCACTGAAGCAAAAGATCATTGACACAGA TCACCTGCTAACGGAATACCAGGAAAAGTGTGATG agcTTCAAAAGGCTCAAAG GGAGACCAGCACCCTCCACCATCAGCTGGATGAACTGCTCTTGAAGCTGGTACCGTTGGAAAAACAGAACAAGGAGTTTGAGGAAATGAAGTTAGAACTGGACGAAAAGAGG AGCTCCCTAAAGCTCTATCAGCAGTCCTTTCTGGAGGTTGAAACCCTAAAGGAAGATAGAAGTAAAACGGAAGCTTT aAAGAAGAAGCTTGAAAGTCAAgtgaaaaggcttgaag atATAACAGAAAAACAGAGCTGTGAAATAAAGCAACTGAAattggagagaaaaacagtGGAGAAGGATCTACAGAAAACTCAG aaaaagcTCGACAAGTTGGAAAAAGATAATCAGAGAAGGG AATTAAGAAATTCGTCAACTCAAACAAATGCAACTCAGGAAACGGCACCAATACTTGACAAAA CTAAAGTGAGGTTGCTCTTAGAAGAACTGTGGATGTGTATTGAACCCTCCTCTCAGGTATCGCAAACGCACAGAGAGCAACTACAGTTTTCAg ATGAGATGAGACATCCCAGGATGCCCAGTGAAAGCCCTTCATTTGCACCAACGGTTTTGCTCAACAGTCCTTTGAAACGGGAAGCGCACAACAACCAGCCACTTCTGTACAAGAGCCCATCCAGAAGGAGTGTTGAGCCATCACGTTTTCCCATCATTCCTTTCATATCTTCTGGAGCGCCTGAGCAGACGCTCACTGTGCCTGAAGCTGCAGTTACAAGGCACCGGAAAGCAAAACGCAAAGAAAAAAGGAGGAGGATGGAGCTATTTACTGGTGAGACTGCTTTGAATGGGGCAGAGCAGGAACTGACTGTACATGAAAACTTAAATGAACGCCTTGGGCAGCCCTCCGGTGATGAGAGAGAGCACAGTCCATTACCTGGCCATGATCTTGATCAGTTACTGGAGTGGTTCACGCCTTTACCTCCTCTTCTGTCTCCAGTGCACTTTTCACCACCTCACACTGAA GAATCTTTATTCGGAAATATGTCAGACTCGAGTGCTGAAGATGAAGTCGGACCTCTCAACagtgcagtgaaggatatcttGGTGTCTGAGTCACCTCATCTTAAGGACGTGAAAGATGCTCTTCAGAGTGACATCCCTTGTGATAAAGTGGAATCTGAACTCGAGGACTCTTCTGAACTGGCCTCCACCCAAACTGTAGACCGCTTTTTATGCAATGGGTCCGGCACCTCTTCCTCTGTACCCCAGAACCGCCATGAACCAGATCCTTCTATTTCTGTGGATATGGTACAAGATGGATTGACAACATCCACACATAAAACAGATACAAGTAATGCAGTTTCCCCTGAGAGCCTGCACAATCATGAAAATAGCGATGGCATAACATCTTCCCATATTGCTCAAGAGACGGAATGTGCAGTAAATCTTCCACCCAAAGAAGCGCCTCCACCACAAAGTGTATTGGGATCAGAAGAGACCAGTAAAACATTAATCCCGACACGATCTGATGAAGAAATGTTGGATGTATCCAGAGACCCTCTGTCTGATGATCCTGTTCAAGAGCCCGTGGTTAACGAAGTGACGGAAGAACTGCCCACACCGATGGCCGAAGTCTCTGAGGTTGAGAGCTCAAACGCGGAACAGGAGGAGGTAGAACAAGTCAAAACGGATGGAAACGTAATGGATACAGAATGTTCTCCGTGTCAAGAGCATGTCTCTCCAGATGAAAACAAGGCTGAGGATGACACTGATGTTAAAAGTGATAGCTGTCAATTGGATACtgctgaagaaaaaacaaaaccgacAGATCCACAGGTGGATATGGACTCGAACAGTGATAGCGCAGGGGGGTGCAATGCACTGCAAATGCTGTTCCAGACTCCTCCAGCAaatgttaatgtaattaaaGAGGAGATGGAAGTCATGGACTCCCCTGTACAGAGCTGTATGGAACAGGAAACAAATGCAACTGAACAGGTTAGCATCCAAAATGTGCAAAGTGAAACACAGAATGTAATACCAGCTGAAGAAGTAATGTTAGAGGAAGTGTCTGAAGCTGGTTCAAAGGACATTGCGCATTTAGGAACTGCTGATTCAAACCACTCTGAAGAAAGCCAGAAAGAAGACCGTTCGGAAACCATCGTGGAGGAAAGCTCAGCTCAAGAACTTGAAGTTTGCACAGGTATTTCAGACTCTGCAGCAATGGATATCAAGGTCTCGCACAATGATTCAAGTTTACCCGAAGATGAAGACGAACTAGAACAagcaaaaggaaaggaaaatgtTGATGTGATTGGAAGCTCTTCAGTCCCACAAACTCCTGAAGAATCAAAAGCAGCTTTTGAACAGAATATGATTTCTTTAATAGAATCATCTGACGGTgaacaaaatacaattgaaGTGAAGGATTTAGGAGACACAGATTCGGAATCACATGGGATAGAAAGAGATTCAGATACAAAGCTTTCTGAgctgaaagaaaaaacagaagagaAACCAGACGAAACGCCCAGTAATAATTCTAGTTCACTTGAAGTCAAAGCTCAGGTCTCAAGTGCAACAGACTCTATGTCCTTAGATAGTATTTCCTCCAGCGTAGAAAAAACAAGTTCCGTACAAAATGCTCATGAGCTGAAGTCTGATGGTAATGATTCGACTGCAGTGAATCAAAACAGCAGCAGCGTAAAACCTTGTGACACCAAACCTGAGTCAGATTTGGTGGAAGAGAAATTCAGGGGTGAAAACCAACGTGAAGATATCCACTCAAAGGATTCTGTGAAGGATGATGATTCGTCGGATGAACAAGAGAGTTTTACAGTCCAGAGGAAAGTGAAACCAATCAATCAGCGAGTTGGAAGCATTAATAATGATCTTCAAAAGCTTGTGTCGGTTGGAAGGATGCAGTCAGAAGTTAATCAAGGGAAAACACCTGTGGAAGATAATGAGACTGaagtaaatgtaaaaacacCTGGTACACCCTTGATTAATTCTGATGAGATGGAAATGCCAAATAAATTGAAGGAGGTGCATCCAGAAAAGGAATTCAAAGAATGCATAACCTCTAGTCTTGAAGATGTGCCTCATCAGTCAGAAAAGACAATTACAGAAATGGATAATCTGAGTTCTACTACTCTCAGAAGTCTTTCAGAACCAGGAttagaagcagagagagattcCCAGCATCGGCACAGAGATGAAGCATCTAACGGAAAAGTTTTGTGTGAGGAACCTGAAGTGCTGTGTAATGATGAGGCTGTCACGACGCGCAAAAACCTGGCTCGGACAACTCCAGGAGCGTGCCGACGAGGTGCTGCAAAAACCAAGACTTTAAAAGACGACATTCTTCCCGGTACTGTATTAGGTCGATTAAAAGCAGGTCTAAAAGGAAGAGAATCTGTCACAATGAATCCACCAGTGCTGGCTTGTGCGGATACCTCTACCTCAACAAAGTCTTCATCGGAATCCATAAAGAAGGTTCGGTCAGCCATGGGCCCACCTCTTCCTCCGCTGTTACCACCACTGACTGCCACACCTCCTAGGTTACAGAGACTTGCTTCACCTTTAAGGTTACGGTCTTGCAGGTTGTCCTTTCCCTCACCGATGGATGAGCTGGTATCTCCATCGGATGGGCCAAAGAAAAACTCTCCATGCTTTGCCACTCCATCCCCTTCAGACTCTAAAAGCGGAACAGTCTCTCCATTGCAGTTCTGTGCTGCCACCCCCAAGCACGCCCTCCCAGTTCCTGGTCGGCTCCCACCTTCTGCATTAACCTCATCCACTTCCTCTCCCACCATGCAGCAGGAGAACTCTGTGAGAATCTTGGACACCATGTATCCAGAACTTTCTGCCCGTGCAAGAACACTCAACATTCTTCGAGGGAATGTTCATCTTAATAGAAGCATTCCTGGTGCTGCAAACCATGTCCCAGGATCTGTCAATCAGATCTCCGGATTCAAAGCCATTAATTCTTCCACAACCGCCTTTACTAAAACAGGGAAAGCTTGTGAACTGGAAAACAGCAGCTTGAAGCAGCAGTCAGAAAGCACTCCAGTGATCAGAAAAAGGCCAGGAGTTAACATGCTTTTGCCGAGAAGCGCAAAAAAGCTTCGATTAGATATGGATTCACCTGTCCCTGAAAAGATGGAGGAGCCAGTTACATCTCCTGAGAATTCATCGGAACTTAGTGAAGGAAGAATGCAGAAACAAGGTTTGACACCAACGGAAAAGCACTTGCCCTCTAGAAATGTTGCAGGAAACTTTCCACCAAAAGTAATAGTAAACGCATTTAAGAAGATTGAAAAAGCCTGCTTTGACTTGCTACCTGTAATTAAAAGTCATCTCAAAGCTGGAAATGTTTCCCGGGTACCAGTGTTGAGAGACGAGGAGCGGGACGTCATTAAGAAATTTTGCTCAATAAACAAG TTCAAGCACTTGGCGGAAGAATTCCTAATTGCTATTCTTTCCAAGATGAAGTCTGAAAAGCTTGTCCTGCATAGTAACCACCTTCAAGCCCTGTGTAGGGTGTATGTCGGGATTTGTCGCCAGCAGGGAGATTTAGAAAAGGCTCGTCTTTTTGCTTACAGCATTTTAAAAGAAG ATTTTCCTGATTCTGCTAAAATGGTGTTATTTGTCATTAGCACATGGTACAACATCTTCTCCTTCCCcggattaataaataaagcaatccAGGCGGTGACCAGACACAGAGCAAAGGGAGACGTCCTGCAGTGTCTAACCACTTATCTAGACTGGGAGAAG GCCCCTCCAGGAGATATAGTGAGATTACTTTCCAATACGATGATTGTTCTGCAAATGGGAGTGAATATGACATTCCAGTATCACGACCGACACGGAGAGGACTTGAGCCCTGGGGTTTGGGAGTACATATTCGCTTTAGACCTGCTGTGTTCCCAGCAGCACTGGGATTGGACACACGACCATTTTATATG CAAGGAGCTTTGGCCAATCATGGACAAGTGGTTGAAACAAGGGAAGAGAGTGACACAGCACACCACTGATATTTCAGTAGCTGCTGTTCTCAGGCTTATAG GACGACTGGGCCAGCTGGGGATGAGAGAGAGATCTGTCACTTCTGTGAAAAACGTTGCCAGTGTTATCAACAAGTTTGGCCAACATGCTAACGCAGAAG GTGTTCCCTGGGCCGTGCAGTTGGCAGCGGTGTACGCGATTTACGATTTGGCTCCGAGCAACCCCAAAGAAGCGCTGGAGGCCCTCGCAGCGTGGAGAGCGGAAACGTCCCACCCAGTGCCTCCCGCAGTCACCAGCTGCATCACACAAATCGGCTCAATGTGTCGGCAGATTAGATGA